TCCGAGTATGATTCAGTTTTTCTCCAGTCAGTGAACCGAGCCTATGATTACAAGGTATGTTTCTGTGAAATGTGTTCCTGTTACCTTCATCTTGTATTTGTCAGCAACTTCTGTACTTGTATATTTTACTGTTGAACCGTTGATTCCGCTTATGCGTTTCTTATATGCGGTGTTCGTTTGCACGTGAATGACATAAAATTGCATATTCCATGCGTAGGCATACTTTGTTGATCTGGATGTGAAGCCTCTGGATAAGATGACACATTATTTTAAATTGGACCAAAAGATCGTCAATTTCTACACTAAGAGCGGGGAAATCGGGCGAGTTCCTTGTGATTCTCAGAAGGGGGTAGGCACCAGTGATGACACAGCTGTTCAGCCACAACATTGAGTAGCTCCTTCAACTTGAAGCCTCGGCACATGCCATTGGTCCTGTTGTTTCGCCTTGCGCCTGTTGTTGTAACCTTGTAAGTACAGCTCCATTGTCGAGGAGCTCTTCCCTTCCATCGGGAAAAAGTCACTGCTGTTTGTTGTCGCTGTTACTGTAGCTTATGAGTGGTACATCATGTATACCTACTGGGTGGCTCGGCGCAGCAGAAAATACACCAGGAATTCGATACAGACACCAAGATGCATGAACAGACTTTTACAGTGGCAACCACATGTTGCAGTATCTGCAGCAGAGATGGGAGCTCAGGTTTGCCTTGCAGGCTACGGTGTAGCCATTTCACCGCTTCCCTCAGAGATGATAACTGGCGTatgtactactcccttcgtctcatattaattgtcgctcaaatgaatgtatctagtaTTGAAATAtgctcaaatgaatgtatctagcattGAAATATGTTTAGgtacatccatttctgtgacaacTAATATGAGATAGGGAGTACTGCACAACTTTTGAGTTTGCGGTTCCTTCTCTGGTCTCAGTTGCTTATTGTTTCTGGACAACATTGTTGTCTCTATTTATATCGTGTAGCTAGATTTTCCATGTAGCACCTGAATTCTAGAACGACTGAGCAACCAGACGAGACAATATGTGAATTAGACCCAATGACCATATATGGTTTTGTCTCAAATTATCCGAATGAACTAGAGCAAGTTCATGCAGAGGATCGAGCTACATTTTTTtggaggggtggggggtggggggatgTACTGGAGGCTTGTAAAGTTGGACCAATGCAGTGGAGATTAGCATGGCCACTACAAAAGGATGTCAGGTCTCATTGAGAAAAGGTCCATTTTCTGGACATTTATGCACTGGTGTTTTTGCATCTTCGTCTAATTCTCATCGTTTCGTTGAAGAGGTGTTATATGATGAGACCCCCACCAAAAATAAAATGATAAGAGATgcgatactccctccgttccagagtATAGGCTGTATTGTTTTTTGTGCAAGTCAACAATTTGAATATTTGACCAAGATTGTAGATGCAATATCTGTAATAGCTAATAGATGAAATATGAATCTACTTTTCATGATGGACCAAATGATATAAAATCCGTATTGTGGATATTGCTATATATTTTAAAAACCTTGGTCAAACATGCACTTGTTTaacttttgaaaaaacaaatacaccttatataaaagaACGGAACGGACGGAGTATAATTAAGCGCTCATATATATGGCGCCTTGTAGTTGACGAAAACGTCTCCTCCCACATGATATAAAGGAACATCAACTACAAGGTGCCTTATATACAACCACTTGCATCTATATTCTGTTAAAAAAAGTTATAACTAAgtacagtttgtctaattcatatCTAGATGTTTTTAAGGATGTTACATCTAAcctcccacaaatatataatgtagcaacgaaaaacaaaaaaactagaacaaaaaatagaccacaaacaaagTGGACATCAGCTTAGATGAGACATAACTATATCACATATAGATATTTTTTTAGATGAACAGGGAGGTTCCCCCTCCCCAGTTCCATTACTTAGCATGAAACCAAAACGCGACCTCCAGTTATACAgcagctcactgagaggagcagtcAGCCTAAAACGACAATATGAGTGAAAAGGGAACCGGGAATACAGATCTTTGAAAAGATCAGGCGGCACGCAGGCCCGAAACTAAAGTAACACAAATCAGACTGAAACTATTCACTAAAactaatcacatatagatgtgtcctagacagacctaATTAAGtaatcatttatttttattttaacatTCCAAAACTGGAATTTATTGGCAAGTTACGGACGGCTCTCCTTAAGAGCTTATTTATTACATCATCACATGCCGCTTCACATCATGAAGCGATTTCCCCATCAGCCACAGGGGTACTCGCACAGGCAGTAATAGGCAGGTTTCCAGTGGTCACCGAACGGGTGGCAATCCCCGCCTAAGAAGCCCTCATGCTTGCAGTGACTATGGCAAGGAAAGTCCACACACATAGAGTGAGAGTAGGTCTTGCTGAACGTTGTGCAAACAGTCTCACCTAGTCACCTTAACCTTCAGACCCTGCAACAAATTATGCACAGGATTTTGGGTAACCACTTCATCAGAAGATAACACACCGAGAAACAACTACAGTACATTCTTCATACGATTATTGTTTCAGGCAAGGTTTACCCCGCAGGAAGCAACAGGAATGCCAGGAGCAACAACAAGCACAAGCCCGGCCTCTTGACCTTGTGGACGTCCATGTCTCCGGAATAAGCAACCAAGAAAGGAAGGAACGGATTAAAGTATGTTAACTTACTAGTGTCATTGACCCCCTCTTATAGACATGGATGACAAAACCTTACAATAAACCCAACAGAAAATGTTGTATTTATCTCGAGTATCTACGTAGTTGTTTGTACTGCATGATGCAGTGATGTATGTGTTGTACAATGAAGAAAGACACTCCAATGGAAAAAGAAGCGCTAAAAAATCCCTAGGTTGTTGATACATATGTGTGTTTTTGGTGCGCGGCAGTACTTCTCAAAATCGtgccttttttattttttgcttagACGGAACCCTTCAAAAAGCCTTACAGAAAATGCCATACTCATCTAAAAAATGCAGCTGTATATATCTGTATGATGCAACTATGTGTGTACACTGAAAACACACATGATAGAGGACACCCTAGGTTGTTGATACATGCATGTGTTGTTGGTCTGAGGTATATCATGATGTTTGTATTGCTCAAAATGGCGCCTTTGTTGCTTAGCGGTTGAATTTTTTTTATCTTGATGATGCAATTGCCCCAAAGGGAGGAGGCACCAGTGATGACACAAAGGTTGATCAGGTCGAGCACGATGCGTATGATGGAGATGTGCAACGTGGCGAGGGTGCCGATCGGAGGAGATTGAAGGGCTGCAAAACCTCGTTGGCTGGAGCTGGGCGACCTTACGATCATGTGGTGGCGTTTTGGTTCTTTTGTGGATGTCTCATGTCTCTGTCTGTAGTTAAAAATTTATGGGTGTTTGCTGTGGATATTCGGTGTTGTCTAGGTTTTCGCCCCATGACATTCGTTTCGATAGCGGGCGAATGTAGTGGGTTTCCTGGCAATGCCCGGACTCGCTTTACCTCTTTCCCTCCTCCTGACATGTTTCTGAACTCTGTATTTTCGTTCATTTGCAATGGAAAGGGGTATAGCCCGGTTCGAAAAAAAAGGTTGATCCACAACATTGAGGAGCTCCTCCAAGCCTCTGGACCAGAAACGGCACATGAGATTGGCCCCTGCTGTTTCTTCTTGCGGCTGTTGTTGTAACCTTGTAAGTACAGCTCCAATGTCGAGGAGCTCTTCCCCTTGGGCGGGAAAAAAGATGCAGCAGAGCGGTCGCTCACTGCTGTTTGTTGCCGCTGTTATTGTAGCTTTATGACTAGTACAGGGATGAATACCTACCGGGTGTCTCGTCGCGGCAGAAAATACGGCACGAATTCGATACACAGACACAAAGATGTACAGACTTGTCTTACAGCGGTGCGACCACATGCTGTAATGTTTGCAGCACAGACGAAAACTCTAAAGTTCTCGTTGCAGGCCACCTGGCCACGGTGTTCCCTGTGTGCTCTGACGGTCTGACGGGCATCTGCAGTATATCTTCTGAATTTGCTGTTGCTGTTTCACCGTACCTCTTGAATTTGTGCGCTGTGCCGTTTGTGAAAGTCTAGAATGCACCAGGACTTTCACTCTTGTCTATGGCCGGCCGGAAACTTTGTATTTCCTGGAAAGGGGTAATGCCcggtttaaaaaaagaaaaaagaatgcaCCAGGAGTTGAGCACCAAGACCACTGTGCTAACAACCCCGCACGCATGAAGTCATATGTACAGGTTAAAGTGGTTCCAACACCCAAcgaccacacacacacaaaggGAAAGGACGACTTCATGTTTGCCACGACGAAACAACAGTTGAGTACGTCGTGTGTGCGACATAAAATCGGGTCGCCTGATCCCGGCTCGTGTGACGCTTCCCCGGCTGAAAACCTGGTGAAACTAAAGGTGAATCGCTAATTCGCTATCTAGAATATCTAGACTCCGTAGCCAGTGGACTTCCCGTTCGGGGAGGTTGAGCGACCGTATCGGGGTCCCTAACCACCTGAAACCCAAACGGGACACCACCGCTACCCGTCTGTATATAGCCCGGGACCAGACATCAGCAGAGCCGCCGGCCGGCGTTGTCGTTGTCGTGGTGGAGGTCGGCCGGGATCGGTTCTATCGACCACGCGAGAGCGCTCATGTCGAAGAGGACGGTGCTGCGGGTGGACACCTCCTGCGCCAAGTGCAAGCGCAAGGTCATGCTCGCCGTCTCCAGCCTCCAAGGTACGTACGTTTGGATCAGATCGCATGGCCGAACTGGCAGCGAGGCCATGCATTTCTTGCTTGGTTAAGTGTTGCTCTTACGTGCTGTGCCCAGGTGTGGACAAGATCGAGGTCGACTCGGAGAAGGGCACGATGACGGTGACCGGCGGCGTGGACCCGGTGGACGTGGTGGAGGCCACCAGGAGGAAGGCCGGGAAGCGCGCCGACGTCCTCACCATCGGCCCGCCGCCGTCGGCGTCCACCGCGTCCAAgccggaggagaagaagaagcccgaGCAGCAGAAGCCGCAGCAGACATATGTGGCGGCGGAGAGGAGGGCGCCTGAGCCGCCAGTGACGTTGTACGTGCACCACGtcccggcgccgccgccgtcgtggCCCGCGTACGAGCAGTGCGCCGTCGTGCCCTGCCACTACCAGCAGCAGCAGGACCCCTGCTCCATCATGTAGCTAGCTAGCTAATCGTCTCTTTGTGTCACTGCTATTTGGACCATAGTACTAATCGATATAGGTAATTCAAACCCCGGACCGATACCTCTGCGCACTAGCATTCCACCGTGATTTTCCTTCGAGAGAATTAGCTGAACTTTCTGAATAAATACCTAATGTTATGGAAAAGGCTTCAAATCAACCGAACGGATCCTTGATTTTGGGTCAACCGCTTCCTCTGTCTGCCACGCGTCCCCATGGGGTTGAGATTCTCTGTAGTACTTTATGGTCAGTACACcggatgacatgtggggccgggtcccacatgtcagtgactatacTGCACTCTGCAGTACTGCAGAGGATCCTAACCAGTCCCGGGTTGGACCATGGGCCCACCTACCGCTTTCCCTTTCTTCTAAGTGTCTCCTCATGCGGCCGCAACCGCAAGTATTTTGCCGAGCAGGCGGCATCGTCTACCCACACCCCTGCTCTTCCCTGCTCACTGCCCTATCCCATGTTGCGTCGGGACCCTCCCCGGCCATCAGGCATCGTCCATCGCAACCCTGCCGCAGCCCAGATCTGCCGGCCCAACAACATGTGCGGCTCAGCCCGTCCACCATCGCAGTCACCGACAACGTGCGACCAACCACGACAACCCGCATTTCTCCATGTATCCATCGGCTTCTCCCCCGACGACTCCTTCCCATGGATTCACACATGGAGCGTGCTGCCGCATCCCAGATCTGCCGGCCCAACCACATGTGTGGCTCAGCCCATCCACCACCGCAGTCACCGACAACGTGCGACCAACCACTGCAACCCGCATTTCTCCATGTATCCATCGGCTTCTCCCCCAACGACTCCTTCCCATGGATTCACACATGGAGCGTGCTGCCGCATCCTAGATCTGCCGGCCCAACCACATGTGCGGCTCAGCCCATCCACCACCGCAGTCACCGACAACGTACGACCAACCACTGCAACCCGCATTTCTCCATGTATCCATCGGCTTCTCCCCTGACGACTCCTTCCCATGGATTCACACATGGAGCGTGCTGCCGCATCCCACCGCCAGATTGCAGCATCTAACCACAACATGGTCCATGTTGCAATAGGTAAACACAACATAGTCCATGTTGCAATGATCAGAGGCCCATGTCACGTAATGGATGACAAAAGCCCAAGTCATATAGATGGAGGTCACCACACCATGGTTCATGTTGCAATGGGTGATCAAAGGCCCATGCGTACCTGGTGACGCAAGCGCAACAAGGTTGGTGTTGCAGAGCTTTCGAGCACAACAATTGTTGGTCTGTTGATGTGACGAAGGTCGATGTACCTTGCATCACCAATCTCGGGGATGAGTTTATCAATAAGGTTACTTGTGTGGTCTATTTGGGACTCCGATGCCCTTGCGGGTGGAGGAAGATGGTGTGTCTCACACAGTCACACATAGCGCGTAACGAGCGTCTAGATAAGAAAAACAAGGTGGGCAATATTTCGATAACCGAGTGCACAGGTTGATGAAGGCATTTTGGGAGTTGCGGGAGGTGAACAAAGAGGAAGGGGACAAGCACAAGATGAAGGCCAACCTGAATTTgtacaaaaagttgtttcatggcaAAGCAACCGGGGCAATTCGTGCTTTGGCAGACATCAACAGTAAGTTGAAGGTGGACACTGCAAAATATTAGTCCATGTTGATTGGATGCAAAGGCGGTTAATGAGTCTCAGTGTGGATATGATGTCTTGTGAGTAGATGTTCCTTGATTTGTGAGTGTGTGTTCATTTAAAGCTACCCTCAAGCTCTATTTTTTCTTCTGTATTTTGTGTTTGAACGTTTTTTCACAGTTTTAGAGATGTATGGttttcaaaaaataaaacaaatggcGCAGCTCCACCAGCACTCATAGCGAGGAGTTGATCGGCGACGGTTTTGGTCCTCCGACATGCATAAAACTGGATGAATCACCCTTTGATTAGCCCAAAAAAGTATTTGAATGTCTGCTAGAGTTATAAACCGGACAAAGCGTAGTATATAGTAGACGAAGCAGTATTCATCGGCGACGAAGCTACAGTTATTATTTCAAGAGTATACAGTGAAGTTAGAGAAAAGCAATTCTCCCGTGCACGGGAGGTACCGTGCATGGGAGAGCCGTTGATTTTTCCTTAAGATCCGATGCCATGCATTGATGGTTTAATGCTGCTGATACTTGCTATATTTTTCTCTGACACATGAAAGCACACTATCCCGGCGAGGCTCCACCATCCCATACTTTTTAATTCTATTTCCAAGTTAAAATCTACTTTATCTTTTGAATCAAAATTTTAATCTATGACCTGTTTGCATATTTGTGTTTATGACAACGAGAACTTTAAAACGAGACCACTTTTGAATATATTTTAACAATTTTGAAAATCCATGTTCTGAAACATGATGAAACACTGTAAAATTAAGAAGAATCAATTTGATACACATCGGCAGACAATGTAACATTATGATACACAACGGAACACAGCGAGCCAtagtgtaatagttagattttttttctttacGAAATAGAATGCAACATTATTAAAAAAAATTTGCATGGAATTAAAACAATTGTACGAAACAAGTTTGAAGCATGGTTATTTAGTTGTCTAAAAACTAATTTCCAAAAAATATATTCAATATTAGTTTTGTTTTAAAGATCTTGTCgaaaaaaacaattatgcaaacagAATGTAAATCAAACTTTCACTTCAACATACACCAGACACAGTTGACTCTTCCTCTTCCGGCGATGTCGAGCTCGTGGCCGGCGAGTCAGCGGTTGAGGAAGCCGCTGATGGCCCTGTCCTGCGCGGCGGCCTCGTCGCAGCCCGGCTCCAGCAGGTGGAACCTGTGCCCCTTCCCCGGCGCCTGCCACACCTCCGCCTCGGCAGGCCACCCGCTGGCCCCGAGCCGGTCGTAGTAGGCGCGGCCGCGGTCGCGGAGCACGTCGGCCTCGGCCACGCACACGAGGACGCGCCCGCACGCCAGGGCCTCGAGCCCCGGCGCGCCGTCCGCGAGCGGGTTGATGAGCGGGTCGTCCTCCCCCGCTGCGGCCGGGCACGCGACGCGCCACAGCCTCCCGAGCCGCTCCCGCATCGCCGGGTCCAGGCCGTCGGAGCCCACCTCGTCGCTCCCCAGAAAGTAGGGGTGCACCAGGACGAGGCCGCGGACGCTGGCGCCCGCCCGCATGGCCATGTGGTGCGCGATGTTGGCCCCGGCGCTGTCGCCGCTAAGGTAGAGGCGGGAGAGGTCGGCGTGGCGGGCGAGCCACGGATCCGGCTCGGCGCCGGCGCTCGCGGCGACCTGGGAAAGGACCCAGGCGAGCGCGTCCCACAAGTCCGCGTACGCGGCGGGGACGGGGTGCTCGGGCGCGAGGCGGTACTCGACGGAGACGACGATGGCGTTGGCGCGCGCGGCGAAGGCGTTGAGGTAGGCGTGGTAGTTGGAGTCGAAGGCGGAGAAGAGGCAGAACCCGCCGCCGTGGTAGTAGACGAGGATGGGCAGCCTGGCGTCGGCCGCGTCCAGGCGTGGGAGGTAGAGACGCGCGGAGACGTTGGGGGAGATGGCGGTGTCGCGGGAGGCGACCCCGGTGGCGGCGTCGGTGGAGGCAGCGACGAACTCGGAGCCCACCAGGTAGCGCTCCACGCGGCTCCTGTAGACGCGGAGGCGGGGCATGGACTCGTAGAGAAGCTCGTCGTCGCCAGCCGTGGCCGCCGGGGGCTCGGAAGGCGCGGCGGACATGGCTGGTGCAGTCGGAGTTTGGGTTGATCAAGTGATGGATGGCTCCGGTAGTATATTGCGGTAGCTGGCTACTTGCTGCAGCTATTACTGTGATCTCGTCAACTCACCGAGAAGGCACTGGCCTCATATTTTAAGTACTTTGTCAGCTGATGGAAAATGGCAGGTAATTTCTACGGCCAAACTTCAATTACTTGAAGCCAAAGCTAGCTTTCGTCCAGATAATTAACATTGTTTAGCTGTTAAAAGAGGATTATTTCTCAAACTTTAGTTTCTACTGTCAAAACCTTCTTCAAGCCAAAGCTATCCAGATAGCATTCATTAGTTGTTTCTTGTTTGACTCGTGAGCTCAACTTGTTTTTTAAAGAAGAAAGCTTGAAAATGCACACAGTCATCAAAAACATACTCGAGAGTGGTGGACGCCATGACAACGCCCCGAACCGAATTTTTTTATATTTCAAACAAAATCCCAAAGTGACAACAATATCTCGTTTCCTGTTCCCACCTGAGTGGACAAATTGATGCTTGTAACGACACATGAAATTCCACAAATTGGTGATGCTATCTCATTTATTGATGAAACTGGTCATGCGACAATATATGGGTCTAAGTTTGAAATTCGGATTTTAAATTTTTAAAGAAAAAAAACTGTTGTTTCACTAACAGTGTGGCCACATACATGCTGAAATGAATTTTCACCAGCTAGCGATTAGCATGGACCACATGACATTTTTACCTCTCATCTCTTTTGTTAAGTCTGGTGAACTGCATACGAGGTTGTCTGCTGGTCATGTATACCACACAAGCCAGCTAGGTGGGGTCGTGGGCTCGTGGCCATTGAACTACTTAGAGCAACTTCAATAGAGCGACCCATTTTATCCATTTGGGTTATCCGGACAGAAAAAATGGCTCAACGAGGCGACTCAAACGGACAAAGCGTCCGCCCGTTGTCCACTTGCTGTCCGTCGCGGACCCAAATTGAACGTAAATATGGAAAGAAATGTGTCCGCGGCGGACAAAAGCGAGCGCTCCCGTCGTCCGCTCCCATCCGCTGGTGGCTTCTCTTGTCCGCCCTGGCCCTACAAATCAGCGACCCGCACCTTCCCATTTTCTTCTCTCTCTCGGTCGGAAGAGATGGGATCGAGGACGCCGTCGTGGGCCTCGTCAATGGACGGAGGCAGGAAGGCTACAACTCGCTCGCGCCTACTTCGCGCCCACCACCCTCGCCGGTACCTCGCTGCTCCGCGCGCTCAGGTCGC
The window above is part of the Triticum aestivum cultivar Chinese Spring chromosome 2A, IWGSC CS RefSeq v2.1, whole genome shotgun sequence genome. Proteins encoded here:
- the LOC123186282 gene encoding heavy metal-associated isoprenylated plant protein 2, which encodes MSKRTVLRVDTSCAKCKRKVMLAVSSLQGVDKIEVDSEKGTMTVTGGVDPVDVVEATRRKAGKRADVLTIGPPPSASTASKPEEKKKPEQQKPQQTYVAAERRAPEPPVTLYVHHVPAPPPSWPAYEQCAVVPCHYQQQQDPCSIM
- the LOC123186283 gene encoding tuliposide A-converting enzyme 1, chloroplastic-like is translated as MSAAPSEPPAATAGDDELLYESMPRLRVYRSRVERYLVGSEFVAASTDAATGVASRDTAISPNVSARLYLPRLDAADARLPILVYYHGGGFCLFSAFDSNYHAYLNAFAARANAIVVSVEYRLAPEHPVPAAYADLWDALAWVLSQVAASAGAEPDPWLARHADLSRLYLSGDSAGANIAHHMAMRAGASVRGLVLVHPYFLGSDEVGSDGLDPAMRERLGRLWRVACPAAAGEDDPLINPLADGAPGLEALACGRVLVCVAEADVLRDRGRAYYDRLGASGWPAEAEVWQAPGKGHRFHLLEPGCDEAAAQDRAISGFLNR